The following proteins come from a genomic window of Pyxidicoccus sp. MSG2:
- a CDS encoding phosphotransferase, whose translation MTTLDLTKLPEYLKHQRWFSGKAWPIKHVSVVDHAAMELGPCSFTLAVVEVVYELGSPERYLLPVKPTAEGVRDALEDDECLRALFKVMREGGGISSASGRLVGEWIGGPETLMALPSPLTVRRLMVEQSNTSVVLGEQVILKIIRKLEAGVSPEHEVGRFLATKTSFRATPTLLGALHLEGAAGATVAVAHRFVPDATDGWKYTLDRLRQERALGERFLGEMRELGVRLGELHNAFASASADEPAFAPEPLLQEDLQRWSASIVGELGVTLADAARLNPDLEGRRDSLIEYAKRLAHVAPSGQKIRIHGDLHLGQVLRARDQWLIFDFEGEPARSFTARREKYSALRDVAGMIRSFDYAEATVALEGGEPRGRVGPSRAAFLEGYRKATRGAKYLPTDDATFDVMLRAFELEKLLYEVRYELQNRPDWVRIPVQALLRMEDSK comes from the coding sequence GTGACGACCCTCGACCTGACGAAGCTGCCGGAGTACCTCAAGCACCAGCGCTGGTTCAGCGGCAAGGCGTGGCCCATCAAGCATGTGAGCGTGGTGGACCACGCGGCCATGGAGCTCGGGCCCTGCTCCTTCACCCTCGCCGTGGTGGAGGTGGTGTACGAGCTGGGCAGCCCGGAGCGCTACCTGCTGCCGGTGAAACCCACCGCGGAGGGCGTGCGCGACGCGCTCGAGGACGACGAGTGCCTGCGCGCCCTCTTCAAGGTCATGCGCGAGGGCGGCGGTATCAGCTCCGCCTCCGGCCGACTGGTGGGGGAATGGATAGGCGGGCCCGAGACGCTGATGGCCCTTCCCTCTCCGCTGACGGTGCGTCGGCTGATGGTGGAGCAGAGCAACACCTCCGTCGTGCTGGGCGAGCAGGTCATCCTCAAGATCATCCGCAAGCTCGAGGCGGGAGTGAGCCCGGAGCACGAGGTGGGCCGCTTCCTCGCCACGAAGACGTCCTTCCGGGCCACGCCCACGCTGCTGGGGGCGCTGCACCTGGAGGGCGCGGCGGGCGCCACCGTGGCGGTGGCCCACCGCTTCGTGCCGGACGCGACAGACGGGTGGAAGTACACGCTGGACCGGCTGCGCCAGGAGCGGGCGCTGGGCGAGCGCTTCCTCGGGGAGATGCGCGAGCTGGGTGTGCGCCTGGGCGAGCTGCACAATGCCTTCGCCTCGGCCTCCGCGGACGAGCCGGCCTTCGCCCCCGAGCCGCTCCTCCAGGAGGACCTGCAGCGCTGGAGCGCCTCCATCGTGGGCGAGCTGGGCGTGACACTGGCGGATGCGGCCCGGCTGAACCCGGACCTGGAGGGCCGGCGCGATTCGCTCATCGAGTACGCGAAGCGGCTGGCGCACGTGGCGCCCTCGGGGCAGAAGATTCGCATCCATGGGGACCTGCACCTGGGCCAGGTGCTGCGGGCCAGGGACCAGTGGCTCATCTTCGACTTCGAGGGCGAGCCCGCGCGGAGCTTCACGGCACGCCGGGAGAAGTACAGCGCGCTGCGCGACGTGGCGGGGATGATTCGCTCGTTCGACTACGCGGAGGCCACGGTGGCGCTGGAGGGCGGCGAGCCGCGCGGCCGTGTGGGTCCCAGCCGCGCGGCCTTCCTGGAGGGCTACCGCAAGGCCACGCGCGGGGCGAAGTACCTGCCGACGGACGACGCCACGTTCGACGTGATGCTGCGGGCGTTCGAGCTGGAAAAGCTCCTCTATGAAGTACGGTATGAGCTGCAGAACCGGCCGGACTGGGTGCGAATCCCCGTCCAGGCCCTCTTGCGCATGGAGGATTCCAAGTGA